A single Thermoanaerobacterium sp. RBIITD DNA region contains:
- a CDS encoding winged helix-turn-helix domain-containing protein — translation MLPLLKLISDNKLYNNKYCEEKLAKEFGLTDEELNKKLQGGAKVFYNRLGWAKNYLKNACLIEFPQRGQELLKENHININSKYLMKYREYQEFAEFSEDVMEYAKRLTSKKIILIDGYQLAEFMIDFNVGVSIQETYEIKRLDTDYFEE, via the coding sequence ATGCTTCCTCTTTTAAAGTTAATATCTGATAATAAGCTGTATAATAATAAATATTGTGAAGAAAAGCTTGCAAAAGAATTTGGTTTAACTGATGAAGAACTAAATAAAAAACTTCAGGGCGGTGCAAAAGTATTCTATAATCGATTAGGTTGGGCAAAAAATTATTTAAAAAATGCGTGTCTCATAGAATTTCCTCAAAGAGGACAAGAATTATTAAAAGAAAATCACATAAATATAAATTCGAAGTACCTTATGAAATACAGAGAATATCAGGAATTTGCTGAATTTTCAGAAGATGTTATGGAGTATGCAAAAAGATTGACAAGTAAAAAAATAATTTTAATAGATGGATATCAATTAGCGGAATTTATGATTGATTTCAACGTGGGTGTATCAATTCAAGAAACTTATGAAATCAAACGTCTTGATACTGATTATTTTGAAGAATAA